The following proteins come from a genomic window of Solea solea chromosome 3, fSolSol10.1, whole genome shotgun sequence:
- the il15ra gene encoding interleukin-15 receptor subunit alpha isoform X2: MDLVSHPLFVSVLTICFLGVARSSNDDKVKCPCSEIRHIPLTKPPPKTCLETMFRYTCVDGYLRQVGTSNLIKCKRINGTPQWTPPALQCIPDPRRTTTHLPETTVTSFSTAPHTTLGESSISASVATETYGTLSTSPAVHTDMEFVSETSATDRTTSNSSNQNSNTTLTPHVLTYTDDKLDKTTTVVIVCIALVIICALIGVSYACYRRRSRNPPASVEEMTYMNTSADPAP; encoded by the exons ATGGATCTGGTTTCACACCcactatttgtctctgttttgacGATCTGTTTTCTCGGAGTTGCGCGCTCTTCCAACGACG ACAAAGTCAAATGTCCGTGCTCAGAAATTCGTCATATCCCTCTAACTAAACCTCCACCAAAGACCTGTCTGGAAACAATGTTTCGATACACATGTGTGGACGGATACTTGAGGCAAGTGGGAACCTCGAACCTCATTAAATGCAAGCGGATTAATGGCACACCACAGTGGACCCCGCCTGCCCTTCAGTGCATAC ctgACCCAAGGAGAACCACTACTCATTTGCCAGAGACAACAGTAACAT CATTTTCCACTGCCCCTCATACGACCCTGGGTGAAAGCAGCATCTCAGCGTCTGTGGCTACAGAAACGTACGGCACCTTGTCAACCTCTCCTGCTGTGCACACAG ACATGGAATTTGTGAGTGAGACCAGCGCAACAGACCGGACAACTTCAAACTCATCCAACCAAAACAGCAACACGACACTCACTCCTCATGTGTTGACCTACACTGACGACA AacttgacaaaacaacaacagtggtgATCGTCTGCATTGCACTGGTGATCATCTGCGCTTTGATCGGAGTCAGCTATGCATGTTACAGAAG GAGGTCAAGAAACCCACCAGCGTCAGTGGAAGAAATGACATACATGAATACTTCTGCTGATCCGGCGCCATAA
- the il15ra gene encoding interleukin-15 receptor subunit alpha isoform X1, translated as MDLVSHPLFVSVLTICFLGVARSSNDDKVKCPCSEIRHIPLTKPPPKTCLETMFRYTCVDGYLRQVGTSNLIKCKRINGTPQWTPPALQCIPDPRRTTTHLPETTVTSAFSTAPHTTLGESSISASVATETYGTLSTSPAVHTDMEFVSETSATDRTTSNSSNQNSNTTLTPHVLTYTDDKLDKTTTVVIVCIALVIICALIGVSYACYRRRSRNPPASVEEMTYMNTSADPAP; from the exons ATGGATCTGGTTTCACACCcactatttgtctctgttttgacGATCTGTTTTCTCGGAGTTGCGCGCTCTTCCAACGACG ACAAAGTCAAATGTCCGTGCTCAGAAATTCGTCATATCCCTCTAACTAAACCTCCACCAAAGACCTGTCTGGAAACAATGTTTCGATACACATGTGTGGACGGATACTTGAGGCAAGTGGGAACCTCGAACCTCATTAAATGCAAGCGGATTAATGGCACACCACAGTGGACCCCGCCTGCCCTTCAGTGCATAC ctgACCCAAGGAGAACCACTACTCATTTGCCAGAGACAACAGTAACAT CAGCATTTTCCACTGCCCCTCATACGACCCTGGGTGAAAGCAGCATCTCAGCGTCTGTGGCTACAGAAACGTACGGCACCTTGTCAACCTCTCCTGCTGTGCACACAG ACATGGAATTTGTGAGTGAGACCAGCGCAACAGACCGGACAACTTCAAACTCATCCAACCAAAACAGCAACACGACACTCACTCCTCATGTGTTGACCTACACTGACGACA AacttgacaaaacaacaacagtggtgATCGTCTGCATTGCACTGGTGATCATCTGCGCTTTGATCGGAGTCAGCTATGCATGTTACAGAAG GAGGTCAAGAAACCCACCAGCGTCAGTGGAAGAAATGACATACATGAATACTTCTGCTGATCCGGCGCCATAA